One Salvia splendens isolate huo1 chromosome 12, SspV2, whole genome shotgun sequence genomic window carries:
- the LOC121757502 gene encoding uncharacterized protein LOC121757502: MRSKVPNHPESSFLAYYVARLQQPVRNQVRHQHPTSVAAAMALAVDYDSCLEKPVVHPGIQRRNGMTKDWRTSAPQRQPQSTGKPIYAKGPEYSKLPIIRPTAVEKADRIRRGVCWYCEEKWVPDHACKRSFLAYIGPEEDKETKVHVQPPVQPETEVITTDLSHIYALEGKQIPAAIELNGFIDTSSVRILVDTGSSHYFLHPKVAERLSLPLKSIRPFRVYVGNGESLLCSHTSVQTRLVVQNQVFLLDLHILPILGPEVILGMTWLKSLRRVTNDYEVGTIEFIREGVPVCLKVTPPTPKQLSLRSFASLLTMQGTTDLFELIPIQQDGPMAGETVELKFSTGLPPSISRILDAHNSVFSMPSGMPPPHPFDHRIHLLLRTKPVNVRPYRYPYFQKNEIEKQVKEMLASGIIRPSQSPFSSPVLLIRKKDGTFRFCIDYRALNTATVPDHLPIPTTEELFDELGSAWVFTKLDLRSGYQQLRMHTDDIYKTAFHTHDGHFEFLVMPFGLTNAPSTFQSPMNAIFRQLLRLSVIVFFDDILIYIPSLDSHAQHLHEVFTILETNKFFVKMSKCVFCSESVDYLGHLILGRHLKSDPEKIAAMVAWPVPSTIKQLRGPLTDLLKKDAFQWSPVAADSFEALKTAITSAPVLRLPDFSKPFYLETNASDFGIRAVLLQDDQPFTFFSKKLGPRRRVTSTYHKELYAIVEAVQKWRQYLLGREFVIRSDQKNLKELLQQVIQTPDQHFYARKLMGYKFRIEYKTGASNRVADALSRRDMDPSPEAVDQATAATALLTAVSHPVPEILDTLIEESKSTPN; the protein is encoded by the exons ATGCGGAGCAAAGTACCGAATCATCCTGAATCTTCATTCTTGGCATACTATGTGGCGAGACTGCAGCAACCGGTGCGGAATCAAGTTAGGCACCAACACCCTACTTCGGTGGCAGCGGCAATGGCCCTCGCCGTAGATTACGACAGCTGCTTGGAGAAGCCGGTGGTCCACCCAGGGATCCAGCGCCGAAATGGAATGACCAAGGACTGGCGCACGTCTGCTCCGCAGAGGCAACCCCAGTCTACCGGGAAACCTATTTATGCCAAGGGCCCGGAGTATTCAAAATTACCGATTATTCGTCCCACTGCAGTAGAAAAGGCGGATAGGATTCGCCGAGGTGTTTGTTGGTATTGTGAGGAAAAATGGGTCCCGGACCACGCCTGCAAGAGATCCTTTCTGGCTTACATTGGCCCAGAGGAGGATAAGGAGACGAAGGTGCACGTGCAGCCGCCCGTGCAACCGGAGACCGAAGTGATCACAACCGATCTCTCACACATTTATGCTTTGGAAGGAAAGCAAATACCAGCTGCTATTGAATTGAACGGCTTCATTGACACTTCTTCAGTGCGTATTTTGGTGGACACAGGCAGCTCACATTATTTTCTGCATCCGAAGGTTGCGGAGCGGCTCTCCCTGCCCCTCAAATCAATTAGGCCTTTTCGAGTATATGTTGGCAATGGTGAATCGTTGTTGTGTTCGCACACGAGCGTGCAGACGCGTTTAGTGGTTCAGAATCAAGTTTTTCTGCTAGACTTACACATTCTACCTATTCTCGGACCTGAGGTGATTTTGGGTATGACCTGGTTGAAGTCACTCCGTCGTGTCACGAACGACTATGAGGTGGGCACAATCGAATTCATCAGGGAAGGGGTGCCAGTTTGCTTGAAGGTCACACCGCCGACCCCGAAGCAGTTGTCCCTGCGGTCGTTTGCCAGTCTACTGACTATGCAGGGTACAACCGACTTGTTCGAACTAATCCCCATCCAGCAGGACGGTCCCATGGCTGGTGAGACCGTTGAATTGAAGTTTTCGACGGGTCTGCCACCCTCCATCAGCAGGATCCTGGACGCCCATAACTCCGTGTTCAGCATGCCGTCTGGCATGCCGCCGCCGCATCCCTTTGATCATAGAATCCATCTTTTACTCAGGACGAAACCGGTCAATGTCCGACCCTATCGATATCCATATTTCCAGAAGAACGAGATCGAGAAGCAGGTAAAGGAAATGTTGGCCTCAGGGATCATTCGACCCAGTCAGAGTCCATTCTCATCCCCGGTTTTGTTGATCCGCAAAAAAGATGGGACATTTCGTTTCTGCATCGATTATAGAGCTTTGAACACAGCCACAGTCCCAGATCACTTGCCGATCCCGACTACAGAGGAGTTATTCGACGAGTTGGGATCAGCCTGGGTTTTTACCAAACTGGATTTACGATCTGGTTACCAACAACTCCGAATGCACACGGATGACATCTACAAGACAGCGTTCCACACTCATGATGGCCACTTCGAGTTCTTGGTAATGCCTTTTGGCTTGACTAATGCGCCTTCGACTTTTCAGTCTCCAATGAATGCTATTTTTCGACAACTCCTCCGACTCTCTGTCATCGTTTTCTTCGACGATATATTGATATATATCCCCTCGTTGGATTCACACGCGCAGCATTTACATGAGGTCTTCACTATCCTGGAAACTAATAAATTCTTTGTGAAAATGTCAAAGTGTGTGTTCTGCAGCGAGTCGGTGGACTATCTCGGGCATTTGATTTTGGGCAGGCACTTAAAGAGCGACCCAGAAAAAATTGCAGCGATGGTAGCATGGCCAGTCCCATCCACTATTAAACAGTTGCGAG GGCCACTAACTGACTTGCTAAAGAAGGATGCTTTTCAGTGGTCCCCTGTGGCTGCAGACAGCTTCGAGGCGCTAAAAACGGCTATTACGTCGGCCCCAGTACTCCGTCTTCCGGACTTTAGCAAGCCTTTTTATTTAGAGACAAACGCCTCCGATTTTGGTATAAGGGCGGTATTGCTACAAGACGATCAACCATTCACTTTTTTCAGCAAGAAGCTAGGCCCTCGTAGGCGGGTGACATCGACTTACCACAAGGAACTTTACGCTATAGTAGAAGCAGTGCAGAAATGGCGTCAGTATTTACTTGGTCGTGAGTTCGTAATCCGCAGTGACCAAAAAAACTTAAAGGAACTACTGCAACAAGTCATTCAGACCCCGGATCAACATTTTTACGCACGGAAGCTAATGGGATACAAGTTTCGAATCGAGTATAAGACAGGCGCTTCCAATCGAGTGGCTGATGCCTTGTCACGACGAGACATGGATCCGTCGCCGGAGGCCGTGGATCAGGCAACAGCGGCTACAGCCCTTTTGACGGCAGTCTCGCATCCTGTCCCGGAAATATTGGACACTCTGATTGAGGAATCGAAATCAACCCCTAATTAG